One Burkholderiales bacterium genomic window, GCACACTACCGGTACCGAATCGCACATCGCATCCAGCAGACCCGTCACCGTGTTGCTCATCCCCGGTCCGGACGTGACGAACACCACGCCGGGCTTTCCGGTGCTGCGGGCGTAGCCCTGCGCCGCGTGCACCGCCGCCTGCTCGTGGCGGACCAGGACGTGCCGCAGCCGCGGCTCGGAGTGCAGCGCGTCGTACAGCGGCAGCACCGCCCCGCCGGGGTAGCCGAAGACCACTTCGACGCCTTGTTCCAGGAGGGTGTCGATGAGCAGCGCGGCGCCGGACCGAAGGGGTCGGGTGCGCGACCGAACGGTGCCAGGGACGGGGGTGAGGACCGGCTCATCCATGCCGCAATCTTATTGACGATGGTCGGGAAAAGGCGTCTTATTTTTCTGGCTGATGGCGGGAAATTCGGGAAACTTTTCCAGAAACGGCGGAAACAGAGAATGAAGCTCGACAAGTACGATCTGGCGATCCTGGCTGTGCTGCGCCAGGACGCCCGCGCCAGCCTGCAGGACATCAGCGCCCGGGTCGGGCTTTCCACGACGCCGTGCTGGAACCGGATCAAAAAGATGGAAGCCGACGGCGTGATTCAGGGCTACACCGTGCGCGTGAACGCGGAAGCGCTCGGTTTCACCGAAACCGTCATCGTGCAGGTCACGCTCGACAGCCACAGCGAGGAGACGCTGTTCGAGTTCGGGCGCCGGCTGGAGCAGATTCCGGAGGTCCTGGAAGCCTATCTGGTGTCCGGCGATTACGACTACTACATCCGCATCGCGGTGAAGGACACGCGCGACTACGAGCGGCTGCTGCGCGAAAAGCTCTACCGCATTCCCGGCATTCGCCACAGTCGGTCGAGCTTCGTGCTGCGCGTGCTGAAGGAAAGCCCGATCCCTTTGCCGGTCGCCGCAAACGCGCCGCGCCAGCCGGCGCAGGCTGCGCTTGACGCGGGCTCCACGGCCAGGCGCCGGCCCTAGGCGATGGCGCGCGCCGCCCTGGTCGATGCGCTGGGAACCGAGCACGCCCCGGCTGCGCAAGCGCGCATCGCCTGCCTGGTGCCTAGCCTCACGGAATTGCTGTTCGCGCTCGACCTGGGAAACCAGGTGGTGGCGCGCACCGGTTTCTGCGTGCATCCGCGCAGCGCGGTGAAAGCAGTGCCGAAAGTCGGCGGCACCAAGGACTTCGATCTCGACAAGCTGCGCGCGGCTGCGCCCACGCACCTCCTCGTCAATGTCGACGAGAACCCGAAGGAACGGGTCGAGGCCGCGGCGCGGTTC contains:
- a CDS encoding Lrp/AsnC family transcriptional regulator: MKLDKYDLAILAVLRQDARASLQDISARVGLSTTPCWNRIKKMEADGVIQGYTVRVNAEALGFTETVIVQVTLDSHSEETLFEFGRRLEQIPEVLEAYLVSGDYDYYIRIAVKDTRDYERLLREKLYRIPGIRHSRSSFVLRVLKESPIPLPVAANAPRQPAQAALDAGSTARRRP